The window GCAATGGAAAACTCCGACAGGTGGTTCGAGGAGTGGAAGAACTCCATAGACCCAGAGGAGTACCAGGCGATCATCAAGGAGACAGCCGAAAGATTCGATGCCAAGATCGACAGGCGGGTCGAACGCAGAAAGCAGATCAAGGCCGAACGCGAACTCCGGGAGAAAGAAGAAGCCGAACGTCAGGCCGCCGCGGCCCAACAGGCCAAGGCCAGGGCCAAGTCCGCTGCGGAGGAAGAAGAAAAGGCCAAAGAGGGAGAAGACCTCGGCCCACCACCATCCCGGGAAGAACACGAGAGATGGTCTCCAACACCCAACATCCCGACCTCGTTCAGGCTGGTCAACTGCGGACACCCCAGGTGCAAGCTGCACGACGGCCCCGTCTACTATCCCGAAGACGACCGCAGCAGCCCCTATTACAACCCCGGCATCCCCTCATCCTCGTTCCAGATCTTCCATCCCCGCTTGTGACCCCGTCGGGGTCATTAGCTATCGCCAAACTTCCAACACCGACCACAGAGCCCGATAACCCATGACAAACACAGCGCAGACAGGATCATAGGAGAGACCAACAACGGAGGCGACCTAGTCAAGGAGGTGCTGCGCACCGCGTCAGTCGTCATTCCGGCGAAGGCCTGTCCTGCACTCGACACGGGGCCGGAATCCAGGGGCTGGGGGTGTCATTCGACAAGCCCAGAGCCTGCCCTGAACTTGATCCGTGGACGAACAAACTGTCAGTTTACCTACCCCTGTAAGCACTTGACGGGTGAGGGCGAGAATGGATTGATCCCAAGTTCCCTGCGCCACCCAGAACCTGTACCAACTTGGTCGATGCACTGCTTTTGGCACAAATGTCCCCTCTCCCTTTAGGGAGAGGGCTAGGGTCGTAGATGCGCCGTGGCGTGTGAGGGTGAAATGTTCACCTACCAAACCGGTACAGCATCCGCCACCCATGCCCCTCTGGGCATCAGCTTTCGCCAATATGACAAAATGGAAGCGCCTACCAGTCTGGAACAGGTTCGACTTAGAGTGAAAAGTGCAAGACTCCCATCATTGCCGCGGAAGCGGGAATCCACAGGCTATCAACTATGGTTCGCCATAGTGGACTCCTGCTTTCGCGGGAGTGACGAGACTATTTCCCACGGAGTTTCGCACTCCTCTCAAAAGGGGTTACCTCTACCAAGATTGTCATTTACTTTACATTTACATTGGGGTATGGGATGGCTGACCAGACATATCAATCAGTGAAATAAGCAGCTAAGGCTATAGGTGTAACGAGTAAGACGGTTCAGTCCTGGATACGGTCTGGACGTCTACGAAGTGTCAGAAACAGAGGGCAGCGTGGCCGCATGGACTGGATCATTCAGCACAAGGATCTGGTTGCGGCCAGACGTGGAACTATGTTCGCTGAGGAAACCGGACCCTCTCAGCTACGTTTGGATTCGGAAGAAGATCGTAAGAAAGACGCCCTCAGCCTCCAGGTAGTCCGGCCGATGGAGCAGCGCAGTGAACTGTTCCATCCCAGAATACTGACCGGATACTCTAGCTTTAGAGCCGTCACCTACACGGTGAGTATTCCAATGATTCTTGAACTGCTGTCCCAAAATAACTACGAGAAGTTTGAGGTCATTTTCGGTGCGGAACGGCTGACCAGAACTCACGATGCGTCAAGGATCATCGTGATGCAGCAAGCCATCGAGGAAGAGTTGACTAAGGGATTTGTGGGCATGGGTGGGGTGAATGACATTGGCCTCAAATCCATTATGGACCGTCAAGCCTCTGGGCAGGCGCGATTCCTGGCCATTTCCGGAAGTGTGGTCCATTCCAAGGTTTATCTGCTTGAGTCAAAGGGGCAGCGAAGAGCATTGGTTGGATCGGCCAACCTGTCCAAAGCTGCGTTGTCTGGTCGGCAGGGTGAAGTCCTGTTGGCGTTCGATGACGATGATTACATGTGGGAGGAGATGGAGGCACTTTACGAGGCTCTGCGTGTATTTGCCTCTGTACCAATACGAGTGGGAACCGAGATCAGATCGGCACACCTCGCGTCGGTCAAAGATCTGCCCGTTAGTCGGAAGGTGGATGAGGAGCCGATCACTCTATACGTTGAGACTCCGGGCGACTTACCAGGGGATGTTGAAGTGCTGGGCGCCAGAGAGCAAGAGCAACACCGTCGAATTTCTCTATACCAGTATGTGGGGGCACCCGCCCAAGCCATTCGGAGACAAGGACTTCACTTCTACCAGGGTCTATGGGCAGCAGGGATCGTATGGTCTCTGCACCCTCTTTTACGACGACATTCGGGCAGGAAGGTTTACGAGTGGCGGGCGTCGAGGTGGCGATTCTATGGGAGAAGCCATCATCAAATCATACGACAGGCTTCACCATGAGTTGCCCAACATACCCTGTCTCGTGGCGACGCTGAACAGTGAGGCTAGGGAGTTCTTGAATGAAGTGAGAAAGAGGTCCCTTCTGGTCTACACCTCCACACCACTGCCGGTGGACAACACGGCGTTGGCGGAGCGAATGGACCGCGAGGCTAAGGGTCTACACAATCAGATCAGCACGGACTTTTTCAGCGAGTATCTATTCAGAATGAAAGACATCGTTGACGGCGTCAGTGATTGGGCATCGTTCGACTATCTGGAAGAGTCTTCGGCATTGCTGTTTGAAATGTTTCAAGATGTGCTACGGGGCGAAGAGAGCCTGCCTCGGTGGTGTCGGAGAGTATCCAGCAGGGACTTTGACGACTTTGCCTGGGAGCCCAAGCGTTATCAGATCAAGACCAGGCTCGACTCCAAGCTATTCTGCGCCGAATATCCACCAGACCGAGGGCAGTGGACAGTTCATGGCGATGACATTGTGTTGGGCGTGGATGAAGTTCACCAAACGTTACGTGAGAAGGAAGTCCCAGACCACATCATCAACAGGGAGGCCAGCGGCGGGATGAACCTTCATCTGAGAAAGGAAGAAACTGAGGCTTTCATACGCCGAGGACAGGGAGATGGAGACTATGAGCTACCTGCCTCGAGAGGATTACTTGCTCGGTTTGGCTCCTGGGTATCGTTGCGCTAGTCTAGACTCTCCCTCAGTTAGAGGCTGCCACGCTACCGTACCTACCCCCTGTCGTTCTAAGGGTTTCCCGACCGGCGTTCAGGCGTCAGACCTCACCGATGGAGTTTTGAACTTTTCTTCATGTATTTTTTGGCTTGACTTGCTTCAATAATCCGCGTAGACTCCGCGCTTAGAGACATTCCTAAGGGGGGACAGATATGGTTGCTTCACCGGTTCATCATGTTGTAAGGCGTCCGGGCAGGTTGCACGGTCATGCGGATTATGACATTCCAGTGGCGGAGGCCCTGGTCACTGTACCGGGTATTCGAAAGAATGACGAGGATGTCTCGTTCTATACGAGAGTCGATCCTCTCGAGTCACAGAACATCGAAAAGGCGGCCGACCGCGAGTGGGTATGGACCGTCTATACACCAGAGGTCTACCACTACCGCGAAGAGCACGACAAGGTAAACCAGCCTCTGGTCGACGCTGCTGCGGTCTCCGGCGAGATCGAGCCAACCGGCACCCCTGACCTGAGCAGGGACTACACGGAAGAACTCCGCCTCAAGGCCCGAGAGCTAGGCTTCGGCGAGGTTGGCTTCACTAGGTACGATCGCCACTACGCCTATAGCAGCAAGCGAAGCTGGATCAAGTACGAGCACGCAATCTGCCTGGCCCTGGAGCAGGACTACTGGCAGACCCAGACTATCCCAAGCCTGGACGCAGAATTTGCGCACTTCGGCACCTATGAGATTGAGGGTGCACTGGGCATCGAGCTTGCGGCACACATACGCGAGCTTGGCTTCCACGCTCAGATCCACAGCCCGAACGACAACAGCGCGGCGTACATCCCGATGTTCGTGGCGGCCGGCCTGGGTCAGCTTGGAGCCAATGGCCAGCTTCTGTCCCCGCACTTCGGTTCACGCGCCCGGCTCATGATTATCACGACCGACGCGCCCGTCACCTACGACGAGCCTATCGACTACGGCATCCACCAGTTCTGCCAGGAGTGCCAGGTATGCGTGAACCGCTGCCCCGGCAGAGCCCTGGTTAAGGAGAAGGTATGGTGGCGCGGTGTTGAGAAGAACAAGCTGATCTACGATCGCTGCCGCCCGGTCATGGCCACGTACGAAGGCTGCGCAGTCTGCATGAAGGTCTGCCCGGTCCAGCGCTNNNNNNNNNNNNNNNNNNNNNNNNNNNNNNNNNNNNNNNNNNNNNNNNNNNNNNNNNNNNNNNNNNNNNNNNNNNNNNNNNNNNNNNNNNNNNNNNNNNNNNNNNNNNNNNNNNTCGACTTCCCGCACGGCAAGAAGGACGAGTGGCTCTTCCTCCAGTTCAAGGAGAAGATCCAGGAGAACAACTTCAAGGCCTCCTCTGAGGACGTGACGGACTTCGTGACCGAACTCCAGGAGATTCTGGAAGGCGGCGAGACCACGCGAGGCGACGAGTAGGCTAGCCTACTAGCCAGTTCGCACTGACTTAGCACACTGAAAGCGCAAACGGGGTCAGATCCTGTTTAGGAACTGGCCCCGTTTGGTCTGTCGCAATACCCCTTATTCGACGAGGTAACCAATGCCCGCCTTCAGAAAAGAACACATCGACGCCCTCTTCGGTGAAATAGAGGACAACTACAAGGATAGGCCTGAGCGCGAGCAGCTCCACCGCGACGCTCACCTGGCAATTGCCCTTCATGACGCAGGCCGAGACATCCCGGACGAAATCGACGACCGGGTCGTGGGCCTGTTAGAAAAGCACAAGCCTTCCGACTAACCTCCTATCTCCGTTTTCAGGAGACTCGGAAGCGCCTTCATCTACACGATGGACACTTAGCGCTCCTCGCTATCGCGGACAACCGGCATCGTCCTGTGCCCCTCGGCATTCGATCTTGCGCGATCAACACCGCCACGTTAACATTCTGACCGACGGGCGGGCGCTTAATGCCCCGCATAGTTATACTGTGATGAGGGGCGCATCATGAGCAATGTGGTACTTGTCGTCGACATGGTCGTCGGCTTCATGGAGCAGGGCCATAACCTGTACTGCGGCGACGAGGCGAGAGGGATCATACCCAGCATCCAGGAACTGATCGAACGCGAGCAGGCCGCCGGCGCAGAGGTAATATTCATCTGCGACACCCACGACCCGGACGACCTCGAGTTCCAGATGTTCCCCGTGCACTGCGTCCGTGGAACAGAGGAAGCTGAAGTCATCTCCGAGCTTCGAGACTACGACGGCTCCATTTTGCGTAAGCGCCGGTACAGCGCCTTCTTTGAGACAGACCTGGAGCAGCGACTCGCAGATCTAAACCCCGAGAAGATCATCATCTGCGGCGTGTGCACCGACATCTGCGTGATGCACACTACCTCCGACGCCAGAAACCGCGACTACGTCGTGGAAGTGCCCACCGACTGCGTGGCCAGCTTCGATCCAGAAGCCCACGCCTACGCATTGACACATATGGAGAGGATTCTCGGCGCCAGGCTGGTCAGTCCCGCCTCTACGGGATAGTTCCGGTCCGGACCGGACACAATAGATGGTAAACATCAACACGACCTCCACGCCTTTCGAGATTCGTCCTTCAGTACGCGTCGGCGAGACTGCTGACGTTTACCTGCAACGCACTCTCACCATTCTCAGGAACGAGAATGTAAACCCGACCGTCACCATGGAGATGTTCCCTGCGCGCGACGGGATACTCTGCGGCATCGACGAGGTGCTGATGTTGCTGGAGGAGGTACTGCCCGATACCGGAGTCGAGGTGTGGTCCCTCGAGGAAGGCGAGCACATCTACGAGGGCGAGGTCGTGCTCCGCGTGAGGGCGCCGTACAGTTCATTTGGCCTGTACGAGACCTCGATCTGCGGCACTCTTGCTTCCTGCACGGCTTGGGCAACAGCCGCCCGTGAGTGCGTGGACGCCGCCGGCGGGGCTGTGGACGGCATTCCGGTTGTGGCAATGTCCGCCCGACACGTCCATCCAAACATCGCCGCAAACATAGACTACTCAGCCGTCAGAGGCGGCTGTACTTCCTGCTCGACGATAATGGGCGCCCGAATGGCCGGGGTCACCCCCGAGGGCGATATGCCACACGCACTCCCGCTGCTTCTTGGAGACTCGGTGAGGGCAATACGTTCATTCGACCGCTACCTGCCCCAGGGCGTACCCAGGGTTGCGCTCGTGGATACGTTCAAGGATGAGGCCGAAGAGGCGCTCAACGTCGCCCAGGCGCTTAGAGACCGTCTCCGGGGAATCCGACTTGATACGCCTGCCGAGCGTGGCGGCGTGTCGATAGAGCTCGTGAAGGAAGTTCGCGCCAGGCTGGACCAGGCTGGGCTTAGACACGTCGAGATCGTCGTTAGCGGCGGATTCACCCCGGACCGCATCAGGGACTTCGTCTCTGCGTCCACGCCGGTCGACCGCTTTATCGTCGGTTCGTATATTTCAGACGCCGCCCCGAACAACTTCACCGCAGACATCCATGAGATAGACGGCAGACCAATCGCCAAACGCGGCCGCATCCCGGGTGTGACCGCGAACCCACGCCTGGACCGCAAGATCTAGCTTCAGGAGAGACCCGCTATCTCTGAGGCCGCTGGCCTCGCATTGTCGTAAGTGCACCTGATTTCGACAACCCTGCGCGTGTCATCCGTGATCTTCGCCCAGTCCGCTATCCTCCATCCGACGATCCACGCCACTTCCCCCGAAGCATTCGTAATGATAGGAAGCCTGTCTCTCCAACGCGCGGGAACGTGAGCGTCCTTCATGAAGTCAGACAGGCTCTTCTCCGAGTTCATGCCAAGTGGACGGAAGACATCGCCCGGCCGTCGCGTTCGAACGAGAAGTTCGTGCCCCAAGGCGTCAGCGTCAAACCTCTCTACCAGCTTGAGCCCGATTCTGTCAGGGGGATTTGAGACGATCTCTGCACCGTCCACTATCTGCGCCGATGCTGTCCAACCTCCTGACGCCATGTCGCCGGGAACATTGAGCTTGGTTGGATATTGATCCACCTCTGGCAGCAAATTTGCTTGCTCAAGCTCTGCGCTTAGGTACGCCCAGTCGTGGTCGACCTCAAGTGTCACCAGCCCGGGCAGACGGGTCTTCTTGCCCGCTGGACCAGCCATAAGGCGTGTCATCTCCTCGATGTGAGCGAACTCCAGATCAGACGCATTGCCAGCAACTGACTCAACAGCCCGTCTCAACAGATGCCTCTGCATGGCCGGGTGCAAGTCCCCGAACTCCGAACGGTCAAGCGTCACGCCCGAGGGGCCGCGTGTGAGAACGTCAGAGGTTGCCCTGTCTACAGCCTGCGCTATGAAGTCGATGTCATGCGAGACTGACTCGGCCAATCTGCCAAGCGAGACCGAAATTGCGGGGTTGTAAGACCTCATGTGTGGCAGCAGGTCCAGCCTGATCCGGTTGCGCGTCATGTCTTCAGACAGGTTCGACTCATCCAGTCGGGGCGACAGTCCGTTTTCGGAGCAGTACGCGACCATGTCCGCCTTCGGGACCTTGAGCAACGGTCTGAATACAGTAAAGGGAACGCCATCAATGGACCTTGTGTAAACGGGGGTCATCGCCCTGAGTCCCGCAAGACCGCTTCCCCTGATGAGGTGCATGAGCACGGTCTCAGCCTGATCGTCCAGGTTATGTCCAACCGCAACAGCGTCTGCATCAACCTGCTCTGACACGCGAGCGAGGAACTTGTACCTTACCTGCCTGGCAGCATCCTCGACTGACAGGCGGTTCTCTCTCCTGAATCGGCTGACGTCGGACTTCTCTGAGAACAGGGGGACTCGCAGCTCGTCCATGGCCTCACTGACGAATTCGGCATCGGCCGCCGATTCAGTGGGGCGAAGACCGTGATCAAGGTGAGCGGCGTAGAGACGAATGCCAAGAGTGTCACGGAGTTGAGCGAGTGCATGGACCAGCGCAAGCGAGTCGGGTCCGCCGGAGACGGCAGCCAGTATCTTCGATCCGGTCATCGCGTGCCCCCGAACCGCCCGGCGCAATTCAGATAGAACTCTGCGACTGGCAGGCCCGGGGTCTCTGGCGTGGCTGTCGCTCCTCACTCCTCGCACCCGCTCCTCGACGATGGCTCTAGTTCAATCTGCGCAGGTGCCCGGTCTCATTGACCGACACCTGCACGGTGCGCTCCGAACTCACACTGAGCCGGGTGATTGAACCAAGGTCTACCCTCAGCCTGCGGAAGTTGTTCGGGGGCATGCCGAGCGCGGCGCACAAGACCATTTGGATTGTGAAGTTGTGAGTTACTGCCACGACCTTACCGTCAGCGTGGACGTCAGCCAGTGCTGTCACAGTCTTCCACGCGCGTTCCCTGACCATCGCGAGGCTTTCACCGCCAGGCATAACGGTCCGGTAGGCATCGTCATCCCAAGACTGCATCACTTCAGGATATCGTTCCCTGAGTTGACGCCCGGTCAGTCCTTCGAACTCGCCGACATCCATCTCGATCAGGCCATGCTCGATGACGCATTCGATGCTCGTCCGGCTGACTATGGCATCAGCCGTCTGGACTGCCCGTCTGAGCGGGCTGGCGTACAGCGCAAACGGTTTCTCCTCTTCCAGCACTCTTGCTGCGGCTGCAGCCTGTTCGAACCCACGTACATTAAGTGGGATCTCACTGACGCCCTGGATTTTGCCGAGCCTGTTTGTCTCGGTCTCACCGTGTCTGACGAGAATCAGATCCACTCTCTGCCTCTCCCGAAGCCGTCGCAGGCTTGGTAACGCTGATTTCCTCGATCTTCAGGTCCTGCATCTCCAGTATCTCAAACTTCAGGTCACCGAACTCGAACTGGTCTCCCTCATCAGGTATTTGGCCAAGGACGTCGAGCACGAATCCCGCCAGGGTCTCGTACTCCCCATCCGGAAGCTCGATCCCGATTTCCTGGTTGACTTCCTCGATGTCCATTCCACCCTCGACGTGGAAGGTGTACTCGTCGATAGCCTTGTACTCGTCCTCGGGCGATTCGCCCTCCTCACCGACAGGTCCAACAACTACCTCGAGCAGCCTCTTGAGAGTTACCACACCGGCCACGCCTCCGAATTCGTCGATAATCAACGCCATCTGATTGCCTGTGGCTCGTAACTCATCGAACAGCTCGGAAATGCGCTTGGTCTCAGGCACGAAGTAGGCATCCCTGATCGCGTCCGTCACCACATCGTCAACTCCCAGACCCTTCTGAGAAATGTGGCGCATCACGTCCTTCAGGGAGATCACTCCCACCACGTTGTCAGGCGACTCACGGAACACCGGGAATCTCGTATGAGAGTTCTGCGAGTAGGTATTCAGGAATTCGCGCAGCGTGCTGCCATGCTGGACCGCAACCATCTCAGTCCTGGGGGTCATCACCTCCCTGACCTGCCTGTCCCCAAACTGGAACACATTCTCCAGCATGACGGCCTCAGCCGTCTCGAACTCGCCCTCCGCCTCCCCTATGTCGATCAGAGTGCGAAACTCGCCTTCAGTAATCACAGGCTGGTCACTCGAACCTCCCAGCAGCGAGTTGACTCCCCGAGAAATCCACTGAAGAAGTATGACGAAAGGCCACAGCAGATACTCCGTCCACTTGAGGGGATACGAGTAGAGGAACGAAACCCGCTCGGCCTTTCGCACTGCCACTGATTTCGGAATGATCTCGCCGAGAATGACGAGCACCGTCGTGCTGAACACGGTAGCAGCCGCCAGGGCAATCTCCTCGTTGCCCTCGCCCGCATAGGCGATGAAAGTGACCGTTACCAGCGCAGCCAGGGCCGTGTTAACGATATTGTTTCCCAGGAGAATCGTCGCCAGGAGCCTCTCAGGATTGCCGATCATGTCTGCGACCCTTTTGGCGCCGGGCACCCCCTCGCTCACAAGGTGGGCAATCCTCGTTCGCTGTACCGACAGAAACGCCGCCTCCGAGCTTGAGAAGAACCCTGACAGTACCAGGAACACTCCAACAAGAACGAGATATAAGAACCCTTCATCCTGCATGACTGCAATCCCCTAATTGCTAGACGGTCACACCGATCGTTCACAGGCGGCCCGCGCGTGGCAAGCCTTCATGACATCAGTGGACTCTAAAGATACATACAGAGGCCTGATTCAGAAAGGTCTGTGTGATGGCGAACGGGCTAAATAGCAAAGTTGGGGTCGCGAGAGGGTCGGTTGACCGGCATGGCAGGCCGGTTATTCGTCTGGCAGCTGACCGTCAGCCTCACTGCGTTCCTGCCACAGTTCCGCAATGGCCTTGCGCGCAACAGACCCGCTGTATCCACGACGTTGCAGGTGCTGCCAGAGTCTGCGATGAAACTTCTGGTAGTCATTCCCGACAAGGCGCCGGGCAAACTTCGCAGCGGCCACTCGGGCCGTCTCCTCGTCGTCCAGATCAAGTACCGCTGCATCCGCCACTGACCTGGAGACCCCTTTGGCTGTCAACTCCCTGACCAGCGCGCGGGCACTGCGTGGGCTGTTTCGCGTTCGGCTGCCCGACCACAAATGTGCGAAGGCCTCGTCATCGACGAGGCACTGCTCCTTGAGATAGTCGACCGCCCTGTCGACAACATCTTCCTCAAAGCGTTCTGCGAGCGTGTCGCGCAGCTCATGCTCGGTACGCTGGCGGTACGAGATTAGATTGAGCGCTCGCCCCAGCGCCTTTCGCAGAGGCTTGTCGTCATACATGGCGATTTGTGGGCCGGCGGCCGAGATAACGACCGCCGGAACTTGAACCTGTCCCTACTCCTGCTCGTTGCTGACCAGCACCACGAGATCGCTGCCGTCTCCGCCGCCATTTACGCTGACTTCAGGGACGGACTGCCCTGTAATCAACGCCTCCAGGCGGCCGGCCATCTCGGGGTCCTCTTTGAGGAACTGCTTGCAGTTCTCCCTGCCCTGGCCCAGCCTGATGTCACCGAACGAGTAGAACGAACCGCTCTTCTTGAGGAAGCCCTTCTCGGTCCCGAGCTCCAGCAGTTCGCCCTCCTTGCTGATCCCCTCGTTGAACATGATGTCGATCTCAGCAGTCTTGAACGGAGGGGCGACCTTGTTTTTGACGACCCGTACCCGCACCCGGTTGCCGACGAAGTCGCTGGACTGCTTGATCGACTCGATGCGCCGGAGGTCCAACCTGACGGAGCTGTAGAACTTGAGCGCCCTGCCGCCCGGGGTCGTCTCAGGACTGCCCCATATCACTCCGACCTTCTCGCGTATCTGGTTGATGAATATGACAGCGGTGTCGGACCGGCTGATGGCCGAGGTCAGCTTGCGCAGCGCCTGCGACATCAGCCGCGCCTGGAGACCGACATGTGTGTCGCCCATGTCTCCGTCTATCTCGGCCTTGGGGACCAGGGCCGCGACGCTGTCCACGACGATCACGTCCACGGCGCTGCTGCGTACAAGGTACTCACAGATCTCCAGCGCCTGTTCGGCACTGTCGGGCTGTGATAGAAGAAGGTCATCCAGATTGACCCCACACCGCCCGGAGTATCCAGGATCGAGCGCGTGTTCCGCGTCTATGTAGGCCGCGGTCCCGCCCAGTTTCTGCGCCTCAGCCATGATGTGATACGACAGGGTGGACTTCCCGGAAGACTCCGCACCGTAGATCTCGGTGACTCTACCTCGGGGCACTCCGCCCACACCCAGGGCCTCGTCCAGCACGAGGGACCCGGTCGAGATGGCTTCGATCTGCACACCGCCACTGTCCTCACCCAACCTCATGACAGTACCCTTGCCGAAGTGCCTGTCGATCTGTCCGATCGCTACTTCAAGTGCCTCGCGCTTCTTCTTGTCCATCTATGACCTCTCCGTATTGTCCTGGCGGGCTCTCCGCCCCAACTCGTGCTAGTTTCAGTGTGATGCAACGAGCATATCACAGCATCTCTGCCTTGTAAATACATTTGTTCTAATATTCTGGCGGAATTATTCACTTGCGCCGAGCTTCCTTCCAGAAGCTGTTTCACTACACCTGGATTGCCGAGCGGCCCTCCGCGGCCGGAGGGTTCCGGGCTTCGCGGGAGCGACGGAGAAGACGCCTCGGAACAGGCTTCCGCTATCTTCTTCCTTCCGGCGTCTGTGCCGCCCCGTGCTACAATTAGTCGTCTTCCCACATCTATCAGTAAGGCCCCGTTCCCAGCATGACCGGACAGAACAGCAACCGGAGCCGTCCGTACAGCCGCGTAGTCGTCAAGGCCGGTACGGCCCTGATCACCAGCGGCTCGGACGAGCTGGACATGGCCATCATGACTGACCTGGTCGCGCAGATCGCCCTGCTCCGGCAGAGCGGATGCCAGATGCTGCTCGTCTCCTCAGGAGCCGTGGCTGCGGGCAGGCACGCCATAGGCAGTTCTAACGGACACAGCAGCCTCAACATGAGGCAGCTCCTGGCGGCCATCGGACAGAGCCGCGTGATGAGCGCATACGAGCGCCTCTTCGGTCAACATGGAGTGCACGTGGCCCAGGCCCTGCTGACAGGCAGAGACATCAACGATCGCGAGGGCTACCTCAACATACGCAACACCCTGCTGGGGCTGTTGGACCTTGGAGTCGTGCCCATAATCAACGAGAACGACGTGGTGGCCGTTGACGAATTGAGCGGTGAGATGTTCGGCGACAACGACATGCTTTCCGCAATGGTCGCAAATATCGTCGACGCCGACCTGCTCATTATGCTCGGCCGTGTCGAAGGGCTCTTCACGGCCGACCCCAACCTTGATCCCACTGCTCGGCCCATTCCCGTAGTTTCGTCGTTCACAGAAGAGATCGAAGCCCTCGGCGGCCCTTCAGCAGACGGGCGCGGCCGAGGAGGTATGACGACCAAACTGGAGGCCGCCAAGCTGGCAACCGCGTCGGGCGTGGACTCAATTGTCGCCGGTGGAAGGCAGCCGGGCATCATTCAGCGACTTGTACGCGGTGAGTCTCTCGGCACATTCTTCCCGACCAACGCGACACGAATGGAGAGCCGCAAGCGATACCTTCTCAGCCAGATGCACGAGTCCGACGCCGTCGTCGTGGACGATGGCGCCGCGCGGGCCCTGCTGCATCGAAACAGCTCTCTATTGGCAGCGGGCGTCGTGGATTCCCTGGGCGACTTCGACCGGGGCGCCGTGGTCATGGTGCTTGACACCGAGAGTCACCAGATCGCCTGCGGGATTGCAAACTACAGTTCCCGAGACATCAAAAGCATAAAGCGGTTGAGATCGAACCGGATAGAGCCGACACTGGGGCACTACTTCGGCGACGAGGTGCTGCACAGAGACAACATCGTGCTTCTGAATCAGACCGCCAACGTGGAGACTGCGGGCTCCGGCTAGCCGGGCTCGCCAACTGGAGTTGACCGATGCAG is drawn from Dehalococcoidia bacterium and contains these coding sequences:
- the proB gene encoding glutamate 5-kinase — translated: MTGQNSNRSRPYSRVVVKAGTALITSGSDELDMAIMTDLVAQIALLRQSGCQMLLVSSGAVAAGRHAIGSSNGHSSLNMRQLLAAIGQSRVMSAYERLFGQHGVHVAQALLTGRDINDREGYLNIRNTLLGLLDLGVVPIINENDVVAVDELSGEMFGDNDMLSAMVANIVDADLLIMLGRVEGLFTADPNLDPTARPIPVVSSFTEEIEALGGPSADGRGRGGMTTKLEAAKLATASGVDSIVAGGRQPGIIQRLVRGESLGTFFPTNATRMESRKRYLLSQMHESDAVVVDDGAARALLHRNSSLLAAGVVDSLGDFDRGAVVMVLDTESHQIACGIANYSSRDIKSIKRLRSNRIEPTLGHYFGDEVLHRDNIVLLNQTANVETAGSG
- the recA gene encoding recombinase RecA; translated protein: MDKKKREALEVAIGQIDRHFGKGTVMRLGEDSGGVQIEAISTGSLVLDEALGVGGVPRGRVTEIYGAESSGKSTLSYHIMAEAQKLGGTAAYIDAEHALDPGYSGRCGVNLDDLLLSQPDSAEQALEICEYLVRSSAVDVIVVDSVAALVPKAEIDGDMGDTHVGLQARLMSQALRKLTSAISRSDTAVIFINQIREKVGVIWGSPETTPGGRALKFYSSVRLDLRRIESIKQSSDFVGNRVRVRVVKNKVAPPFKTAEIDIMFNEGISKEGELLELGTEKGFLKKSGSFYSFGDIRLGQGRENCKQFLKEDPEMAGRLEALITGQSVPEVSVNGGGDGSDLVVLVSNEQE